A genomic region of Burkholderia humptydooensis contains the following coding sequences:
- the tssH gene encoding type VI secretion system ATPase TssH, translating into MNRERIFNCLGRTTYAALVDATALGRSRRHAFIDLDHWALCLLQREQSDLARLFEQFGSDVGEAKRRMEKALDGFDVSGDSLRDISSSLERSVGPAVIWSQIAARAAKVRSGHLLLAWLDEDLTRRWLQQRVPSGITSVALDEVVKRYEALAAGWPETDEAPAAAGGGALGEHAGEAGAEGASDALAKWATCVTEQAARGELDPVVGRDDELRTVIDILSRRRQNNPILVGEAGVGKTAVVEALAQKIHAGAVPPGLIGAQVWALDLARMQAGAGVRGEFEQRLKSLIDAVIASPAPIILFCDETHTLIGAGGAAGTGDAANLIKPMLARGQLRMVAATTWSEYKQYIEPDAALVRRFQAVPVDEPGDDAAVDMLRTIAPRFAAHHGVRIVDSALRGAVELSRRYLPARQLPDKAISLLDTACARVAMSQNCAPAELERLQHQAFAIGQTLDWRASDRRMGVRTPGDEAELEGRRASLVQQASTLETVVGAQRDEVRSWLARLNDETHVSADSDGDGDGDSFAARIGANRWVRPWVDEHVVSEVLAEWTGVPVAQLAQDDAQRVVELEGALNAGIHGQTGAMRSIAQALQVSHSGLNDPRRPLGVMLLAGPTGTGKSQAAAKLAELLFGGERNLLQFNMNEFQEAHTVSTLKGAPPGYVGYGKGGRLTEAVRKKPYSVLLLDEFDRAHPDIHEVFYQVFDQGWMEDGEGRRISFRNCLILLTSNLGDVEIEAACKADPRISQAKLDKLVGERLQGRFSPALLARIQLVAFRPLDVDALTGVATQALDELGERLAENDLQWRADEGVASWVAHAVSQHPANGRAVRDLLRQHVMPAVARGVLAARAEGRALKTVRLAAHEKLSLVFDEDAWELSGTDAAALGEQADAASREAAAAAAQARDAHEDAHGAPESHDAHEAIGGARADAGDEPQADAHRSDETTSANAGTTGEPSCV; encoded by the coding sequence GTGAATCGCGAACGCATATTCAACTGTCTCGGCCGCACGACCTATGCGGCCCTCGTCGATGCGACGGCGCTAGGCCGATCCCGTCGGCACGCCTTCATCGATCTCGATCACTGGGCGCTGTGCCTGCTGCAGCGCGAGCAGAGCGATCTCGCCCGGCTGTTCGAGCAGTTCGGCAGCGATGTCGGCGAAGCGAAGCGCCGGATGGAGAAGGCGCTCGACGGCTTCGACGTCAGCGGCGACTCGCTGCGCGACATCTCCAGCTCGCTCGAGCGCAGCGTCGGGCCGGCCGTCATCTGGAGCCAGATCGCGGCGCGTGCGGCCAAGGTGCGCTCCGGCCACCTGCTGCTCGCGTGGCTCGACGAGGATCTGACGCGCCGCTGGCTGCAGCAGCGCGTGCCGAGCGGCATCACGTCGGTCGCGCTCGACGAAGTGGTGAAGCGCTACGAGGCGCTCGCGGCCGGCTGGCCGGAGACCGACGAAGCGCCCGCCGCGGCCGGCGGCGGCGCGCTCGGCGAGCATGCGGGCGAAGCCGGCGCCGAAGGCGCGAGCGACGCGCTCGCGAAATGGGCGACGTGCGTGACCGAGCAGGCCGCGCGCGGCGAGCTCGATCCCGTCGTCGGCCGCGACGACGAATTGCGCACGGTGATCGACATCCTGTCGCGCCGCCGGCAGAACAACCCGATCCTCGTCGGTGAGGCGGGCGTCGGCAAGACGGCCGTCGTCGAGGCGCTCGCGCAGAAGATCCATGCGGGCGCAGTGCCGCCGGGCCTTATCGGCGCGCAGGTGTGGGCGCTCGATCTCGCGCGGATGCAGGCGGGCGCGGGCGTGCGCGGCGAGTTCGAGCAGCGGCTGAAATCGCTGATCGACGCGGTGATTGCGTCGCCCGCTCCGATCATCCTGTTCTGCGACGAGACGCACACGCTGATCGGCGCGGGCGGCGCGGCCGGCACGGGCGACGCGGCGAACCTGATCAAGCCGATGCTCGCGCGCGGCCAACTGCGGATGGTCGCCGCGACGACGTGGTCCGAATACAAGCAGTACATCGAGCCGGACGCCGCGCTCGTGCGGCGCTTCCAGGCGGTTCCCGTCGACGAGCCGGGCGACGACGCGGCGGTCGACATGCTGCGCACGATCGCGCCGCGCTTCGCCGCGCATCACGGCGTGCGCATCGTCGATTCGGCGCTGCGCGGTGCGGTCGAGCTGTCGCGCCGCTATCTGCCCGCGCGGCAACTGCCGGACAAGGCGATCAGTCTGCTCGACACCGCGTGCGCGCGCGTTGCGATGAGCCAGAACTGCGCGCCCGCCGAGCTCGAGCGCTTGCAGCATCAGGCGTTCGCGATCGGCCAGACGCTCGATTGGCGCGCGAGCGACCGCCGGATGGGCGTGCGCACGCCGGGCGACGAAGCCGAGCTCGAAGGCCGCCGCGCGAGCCTCGTGCAGCAGGCGTCGACGCTCGAGACGGTGGTCGGCGCGCAGCGCGACGAAGTGCGTTCGTGGCTCGCGCGCCTGAACGACGAAACGCATGTGTCGGCCGATAGCGACGGCGACGGCGACGGCGATTCGTTCGCCGCGCGCATCGGCGCGAATCGCTGGGTGCGTCCGTGGGTCGACGAGCACGTCGTGTCGGAGGTGCTCGCCGAATGGACGGGCGTGCCCGTCGCGCAGCTCGCGCAGGACGACGCGCAGCGCGTCGTCGAGCTCGAGGGCGCGCTGAACGCGGGCATCCACGGGCAGACGGGCGCGATGCGCTCGATCGCGCAGGCGCTGCAGGTGTCGCACTCGGGGCTCAACGATCCGCGCCGGCCGCTCGGCGTGATGCTGCTCGCCGGCCCGACCGGCACCGGCAAGAGCCAGGCGGCCGCGAAGCTCGCCGAGCTGTTGTTCGGCGGCGAGCGCAACCTGTTGCAGTTCAACATGAACGAATTCCAGGAAGCGCACACGGTGTCCACGCTCAAGGGCGCGCCGCCCGGATACGTCGGCTACGGCAAGGGCGGGCGCCTGACCGAGGCGGTGCGCAAGAAGCCGTATAGCGTGCTGCTGCTCGACGAATTCGATCGCGCGCATCCGGACATTCATGAGGTGTTCTATCAAGTCTTCGATCAGGGCTGGATGGAGGACGGCGAAGGCCGCCGAATCAGCTTCCGTAACTGCCTGATCCTGCTGACGAGCAATCTCGGCGACGTCGAGATCGAAGCGGCGTGCAAAGCCGATCCGCGGATTTCGCAGGCGAAGCTCGACAAGCTCGTCGGCGAGCGGCTGCAAGGGCGCTTCTCGCCCGCGCTGCTCGCGCGGATCCAGCTCGTCGCGTTCCGTCCGCTCGACGTCGACGCACTGACCGGCGTCGCGACGCAGGCGCTCGACGAGCTTGGCGAGCGCCTGGCCGAGAACGATCTGCAATGGCGCGCGGACGAAGGCGTCGCGTCGTGGGTCGCGCACGCGGTGTCGCAGCATCCGGCGAACGGCCGCGCGGTGCGCGACCTGCTGCGCCAGCACGTGATGCCGGCCGTCGCGCGCGGCGTGCTCGCCGCGCGGGCGGAAGGGCGTGCGTTGAAGACGGTGCGGCTCGCCGCGCACGAGAAGCTGTCGCTCGTGTTCGACGAGGACGCGTGGGAGCTGAGCGGCACGGATGCCGCGGCGCTCGGCGAGCAGGCGGATGCGGCGTCGCGCGAGGCGGCGGCCGCTGCAGCGCAAGCACGCGACGCGCACGAAGATGCGCATGGCGCCCCCGAGTCGCATGACGCGCATGAAGCGATCGGCGGCGCGCGTGCCGATGCGGGCGACGAACCTCAGGCCGACGCGCATCGGTCCGACGAAACGACCTCGGCGAACGCCGGCACGACGGGAGAACCGTCATGCGTCTGA
- the tssG gene encoding type VI secretion system baseplate subunit TssG: MTTLERVTQALTPRRTFFELMRRVEALQRRHDKRSARRRRMPKWLRIEQPAGMHFASTEVERVHVALARFIEDDDHPQVTVAQRHFGLFAPYGPLPLHVTEHAMQEKRFERNAAFERFVNVACGDLAWLHYSAWSSMHPVLGYERARNPFVERVTALADARRAQQGDGEPFEQHALACRRAFPGIYCAPRRSLADLQRLLCAYFGVALRVVPRHGRWVPVPAAPSRARRLGGWRLGARIWDVQHSVEIVVGPIEADEFYRWQRRAAAVMALSAVVTDFVDGRIYPVIKVQVWTRPELAGRVGCMRVGVDAWSRPNRALRTLTVFESFRD; this comes from the coding sequence ATGACGACGCTCGAGCGCGTGACCCAGGCGCTGACGCCGCGCCGCACGTTCTTCGAGCTGATGCGGCGGGTCGAAGCGCTGCAGCGCAGGCACGACAAGCGCTCGGCGCGCAGGCGCCGGATGCCGAAGTGGCTGCGCATCGAGCAGCCGGCGGGGATGCATTTCGCGAGCACGGAAGTCGAGCGCGTGCACGTGGCGCTCGCGCGTTTCATCGAGGACGACGACCACCCGCAGGTCACGGTGGCCCAGCGTCACTTCGGGCTGTTCGCGCCGTACGGGCCGCTGCCATTGCACGTGACCGAGCACGCGATGCAGGAGAAGCGCTTCGAGCGCAACGCGGCGTTCGAGCGCTTCGTCAACGTCGCGTGCGGCGACCTCGCATGGCTGCATTACTCGGCGTGGTCGTCGATGCATCCGGTGCTCGGCTACGAGCGCGCGCGCAATCCGTTCGTCGAGCGCGTGACGGCGCTCGCCGATGCGCGTCGCGCGCAGCAGGGCGACGGCGAGCCGTTCGAGCAGCACGCGCTCGCATGCCGGCGCGCGTTTCCGGGCATCTACTGCGCGCCGCGCCGCTCGCTCGCCGATCTGCAGCGGCTGCTGTGCGCGTACTTCGGCGTCGCGCTGCGGGTCGTGCCGCGCCACGGCCGCTGGGTGCCGGTGCCGGCCGCGCCGAGCCGCGCGCGGCGGCTCGGCGGATGGCGGCTCGGCGCGCGGATCTGGGATGTGCAGCACTCGGTCGAGATCGTCGTCGGTCCGATCGAGGCCGACGAGTTCTACCGGTGGCAACGCCGCGCGGCCGCCGTGATGGCGCTGTCCGCGGTCGTGACGGATTTCGTCGACGGACGAATTTACCCCGTCATCAAGGTTCAGGTGTGGACGCGCCCTGAGCTCGCAGGAAGGGTTGGGTGCATGCGCGTCGGCGTCGACGCGTGGTCACGGCCGAATCGGGCGCTGCGCACCTTGACTGTCTTTGAATCTTTTCGGGACTAG
- the tssF gene encoding type VI secretion system baseplate subunit TssF has translation MNFLDHYNDELRQLRDAGARFSKEHPQVASALGLHPDAVTDPFVERLLEGVAYLSARVQKRLDRECAEFAQQALGRICPLYMASTPAISTFAFHPDLGSPDAFRGNTLPRGSLVAAHLPGRKLPVMFSTARDVTLLPLRIASVECSRSVTGLPALLAQRLASSHAVLRFRFEVEGGSSIAELSREDDGFKPLHLSLAGDLPRAYALHRAMLADTTAWYALVSTNRGDEVLTLPMSGIRLSGVDDAEALLPEEFGGLPGLRLLREYFAQPTRLLGVYVDALAEIAAKAPSARAFELFFALRAAPGDLVGDVDASQFRLFATPAINLYSKRFDPVPYDANQPEQWIPVDRMRPAAHHLWALTEVFVCETNGRAHRARSVLETAGYEGHEGSIRYGMRREDALLVDGVRRDRFDPLASHDLIAVSMVDDTLAPDDVATITGRALVADRDWRPSGLLDAELQLLDPTAVKRIECLWPASAPRGKPSIDACWEAVSHVGRNPLALRAPQQDVTARIVEQLLLAIDKDDALDRQRLESLRSVLLRSRFVAAGRATPTALVRATQVEIDIAESLHADRGGWLFGRLLAHALAEAATLNDGIEIVVRLDGEAASTHTNVASRDGRLA, from the coding sequence ATGAATTTCCTCGATCACTACAACGACGAATTGCGCCAACTGCGCGATGCGGGCGCGCGCTTCTCCAAGGAGCACCCGCAGGTTGCGTCAGCGCTCGGGCTGCATCCCGATGCGGTTACTGATCCGTTCGTCGAGCGGCTGCTCGAGGGCGTCGCGTATCTGTCGGCGCGCGTGCAGAAGCGGCTCGATCGCGAGTGCGCGGAGTTCGCGCAGCAGGCGCTCGGGCGCATCTGTCCGCTCTATATGGCGTCGACGCCCGCGATCTCGACGTTCGCGTTCCATCCGGATCTCGGCTCGCCTGACGCGTTTCGCGGCAACACGCTGCCGCGCGGCTCGCTCGTTGCCGCGCACCTGCCGGGCCGCAAGCTGCCGGTGATGTTCTCGACCGCGCGCGACGTCACGCTGCTGCCGCTGCGCATCGCGTCGGTCGAGTGCAGCCGCAGCGTCACCGGGCTGCCGGCGCTGCTCGCGCAGCGGCTTGCGTCGTCGCACGCGGTGCTGCGCTTCAGGTTCGAGGTCGAGGGCGGCTCGTCGATCGCGGAGCTCTCACGCGAGGATGACGGATTCAAGCCGCTGCACCTGAGCCTCGCGGGCGATCTGCCGCGCGCGTATGCGCTGCATCGCGCGATGCTCGCCGACACGACCGCGTGGTACGCGCTCGTGTCGACGAACCGCGGCGACGAGGTGTTGACGCTGCCGATGTCGGGCATCCGGCTGTCCGGCGTCGACGACGCGGAGGCGCTGCTGCCGGAGGAGTTCGGCGGGTTGCCCGGCCTGCGGCTGTTGCGCGAGTACTTCGCGCAGCCGACGCGTCTGCTCGGCGTCTACGTCGACGCACTGGCGGAGATCGCCGCGAAGGCGCCGTCCGCGCGCGCGTTCGAGCTGTTCTTCGCGTTGCGCGCCGCGCCGGGCGATCTGGTCGGCGACGTCGACGCGAGCCAGTTTCGCCTGTTCGCGACGCCGGCGATCAATCTGTATTCCAAACGTTTCGATCCGGTGCCGTATGACGCGAATCAGCCCGAGCAGTGGATTCCCGTCGACCGGATGCGGCCCGCCGCGCATCACCTGTGGGCGCTGACCGAGGTGTTCGTGTGCGAGACCAACGGCCGCGCGCATCGCGCGCGCTCAGTGCTCGAGACGGCGGGCTACGAAGGGCATGAAGGCTCGATCCGCTACGGCATGCGGCGCGAGGACGCGCTGCTTGTCGACGGCGTGCGGCGTGATCGGTTCGATCCGCTCGCAAGCCACGACCTGATCGCCGTCTCGATGGTCGACGACACGCTCGCCCCGGACGACGTCGCGACGATCACGGGCCGCGCGCTCGTGGCCGATCGCGACTGGCGTCCGAGCGGGCTGCTCGACGCCGAGCTGCAACTGCTCGATCCGACGGCGGTGAAGCGCATCGAGTGCCTGTGGCCGGCGAGCGCGCCGCGCGGCAAGCCGAGCATCGACGCGTGCTGGGAGGCCGTGTCGCACGTCGGCCGCAATCCGCTCGCGCTGCGCGCACCGCAGCAGGACGTGACGGCGCGCATCGTCGAGCAGTTGCTGCTCGCGATCGACAAGGACGACGCGCTCGACCGTCAGCGGCTCGAGAGCCTGCGCTCGGTCCTGCTGCGCTCGCGCTTCGTCGCGGCGGGCCGCGCGACGCCGACCGCGCTCGTGCGCGCGACGCAGGTCGAGATCGACATCGCCGAATCGCTGCACGCGGATCGCGGCGGCTGGCTGTTCGGGCGGCTGCTCGCGCACGCGCTCGCCGAGGCCGCGACGCTCAACGACGGCATCGAGATCGTCGTGCGGCTCGACGGCGAAGCGGCGAGCACGCACACGAACGTCGCGTCGCGCGACGGGAGGCTCGCATGA